In the Effusibacillus pohliae DSM 22757 genome, one interval contains:
- a CDS encoding YkoP family protein: MNRWLLAGWRAVDVVYRNCRRFDFADYQGDNLFRVIVKPYNGPDVRVGEKWLRKGDRVGELHLYNYRLLNIVSVMTSEVQMGLVALREVRKSLPLLADFLKRSPQGRAIEALVGITILHRGAASLGFSVFDLEDSWYKRVKTFYMRLMLRICHPIGYRRYAEKGEHPSPKRVVMMRDTFFRKYGQKPAGVTN, from the coding sequence ATGAACAGATGGCTGCTGGCCGGCTGGCGGGCGGTGGATGTGGTATACCGCAACTGCCGGCGGTTCGATTTTGCCGATTATCAGGGCGACAACCTGTTTCGTGTCATTGTTAAACCGTACAATGGGCCGGATGTGCGGGTCGGAGAAAAATGGCTGCGGAAAGGGGATCGCGTGGGAGAACTGCACTTATACAACTATCGTTTGCTAAATATTGTCTCTGTCATGACATCGGAAGTCCAAATGGGACTTGTGGCGTTGCGGGAAGTCCGCAAATCGCTGCCGCTTTTGGCCGATTTCCTGAAACGGAGCCCGCAGGGGCGGGCGATCGAAGCGTTGGTCGGCATCACCATCCTACACCGGGGAGCCGCCTCCCTCGGTTTTTCTGTGTTCGATCTGGAAGACTCCTGGTATAAAAGGGTCAAAACATTTTACATGCGGCTGATGCTGCGGATCTGCCATCCAATCGGGTACAGGCGGTATGCGGAAAAAGGCGAGCACCCGAGCCCGAAGCGGGTGGTCATGATGCGGGACACTTTTTTCAGGAAGTACGGACAAAAACCGGCAGGTGTAACGAATTAA